The sequence TCAGGTGTATTGAACAGGCTTGTGGCATTATTACAtcgagagtgatttttttttatgttgatGTAGTGTTAACATTTCTTGCTTTGTTTGGGGATAAATGAGATCCAGTTATTTGATTGTGTCTTCACTGGTAATATTtctacctttttaatatatttaatagctTCCTCTTTCCAACGCAGCTGTGCATATGGCGTTGTAAGAGACAGACTCAAGAGTCACTAGAGTATTACAAAAAAGATATTTAATATTCTGCACAATGCTGAACCTTGTCAGCAATTCCCCAGTGCTTTATAGAAATAGGTATGAGAAGTGAAGGCGACCAGCTGATTTTGAATCCATAGGACCACTGCAGGGTGTATGACATACAGTTTTGTTTGTAAGTATATTTACAAGTTCATTGCAGCTTCAAGAACACATGACaggaaaaaataatctttttcatttagattttttctTTGCTACTTATACCTTAgaaaaaatgtgatttaaaaaaatattctgagcAATAAAGTTTTCAAGTAGCTGGAGCTGGGTAGCAGGTTGGAGCTGGGGCTGTCCAGCACCCAATTTCCACGCCGCTTCCTGTCTAGCAGCTCAGGTCTCTTGGGAGCACCAGTGTCCCCACTATGGTCCGGCCCAGCAGCACTGGCCAGGCTCCTGGGCCTGGCCCGCCTTCTCCTGGGCAGAAGGACCTGCCCCTGACTATGGGGATTGgagcggccgggaccccggcgcCCCACTGGAATGCAACACGCTTTGCTGCTGCCGTGTGCCGTCACTCACAAGCCCCCGGGAGCAGCACATGATGTGACgccccttcctcccagcccccaccccacactgccccttatcCTCAAGAACCCTCCCCATGCTACCCTTTACCCCCAGTCCCCACCCTCGCGCTGCCTCTTGCCTGcaagacccctccccccactccctttcccccaccccgttGCTAGCCCTTGAGACAGCTTACGGATGCGGGTGCAGATACAGGTAAAAGACGGCTAGTGGATCATGGGTCAGATCACGGGTTGATCCTGGCAGATGCGGATTGGATGCGGATCCAcatttttgtatctgtgcagggctctaattATGCCTATATTTCCATTATATAAACCgagtttttaattgcagcttTTTTGTCTGTTACTGCAAAGTAAATACATCCCTGTTGCCACTGCAGTCTGTATtaaatatctgtgtgtgtgtgtgtgtgtgtgtgtgaaagcatGTGTACATATTTGTACATGCATCTACTTATCTATTGGTCACGTCTGCCCAGAGGCTTCTGGCCTCCTGACAAGCATAACATGATAAAATAAAAGACAATATAAATTCCTGAACCAGCATGAAAACAATAATCTCCAATAACTGACTCTTTTAAATAATTTGCTACAATATTTTTATAGTAGTTGTTTAAATTTCTGTGTTTAACTCTTATTGTCATGTGCTGTAAATTCATAGTGCTATACAAGAATGGTTTTCCATTAACTTTTACTTCTGGTGTTACTCATCTCATTTGCATCCTCTTCATTCTTGTTGTCTTCTAACCATTTATTATCATTTACTTTATTACTTTTCCTAGTGAAGTGATCTATTACACATCCGGCTATGCTTTGAGATGCAACAGTCGTCTGAAGTGTTTCAACTTGAGCTTTTCTTCTTTACGCTTTTTCTTACATGTTGAAATTTGTTGCAGAGGAtttttttatccccattttgtgACCTAACCTCGAAAAATTCTTTGTAGGTAATGTTGACAAAAGTGAAAAATATGTGGTTTTTCTCTTGGCTATTTATTTAATACACAAAAAGGACCCTATCCTAAGCTCCAGAGACCTTTGCCATCAATTAAAATAGTAATGTAAGATAGTCGCCAGCATGTTCTGCTCATCCCAACCTCCTTTCCCCCCGAAAATACCAAAGCTTAAATCAATCCAATCAATACATCCCCTCATCACAAACACGTGTCCTTTATTGTGCCCATGTGCTGGTGTATCCTCAAAAGCCTGTTTAAAAGATTTTGCTGCATGCCCTGAATGTCTTATTGACAGATTCAGGCTATCTTAAACCAATGATTCTCCAAAAGATATGGCTAGTTGTGGTTACTGTCTTGCTGACATTGTCCTTTCTTTTTCACTGAGGGGGCTGAACCTTGAGCACCTCTGACTGTAGCTGTGGAAGTATGCCATGGGAGGGAAGAATCTCTTGAATTAGGTATCTTTCAAAACAACATCTTACATTCCATCCAGAAACGGACTACCAGTGCAGATCACAGTGCAGTGGTGTCACCAGCTTAATATACTATGATAGCAAGGAACCCAGAGCTTTTTGTGGATTGGTgctttttctatatttttataaaatgactCCATGACAAGTAGTAAGTCAAGGATTCTGTGCTAGCCTCGGTGGTTCAAGTTGATTTTAGTTGTAACACGTAGTTTATCAATATTTAGGTTACAAAGCATAGTTGGTGGTAGCAAGGTCCGCCTCTGAAAGAAATAGTCATAATATTCTGGTCAGATAAAGATGAAAAGCTGCTTTCCCAGATTGCTGTGTGATCATTTCACAATAATACCCCCTGAATGAAAACTTCAATAACAAATGGGAGCATGCACTCTGAATGAGGGAAGCAGATGTAATTCCGGCCATATCTATAGGTTGTCTAACCTTTGATTCATCACTTGTCACACATTCATCTGGATTGAACTTCATTCAGGCTTCAATTTCAGTAACACGTTAGaggtttgtctacacacaaattgaaTCTGAAATAACTAACTTTATTTAAATTCATACCTTTAGTTACTTTggttccagaataagagtgtctgtGCATAGTCTTCGCTGAAATAAGTAATGGTGTGAGTTAAAGCCAATTTAGTTATTTCAATTCCAGTTggtgtatagacaagcccatagtaaGATATCCTCGTACACCTACTTCCATTCATTTTGTGATGACATGATATTGctggtgtgtgtgtacacacacacacaccagcaataTCATGTCATCACAAAATGAATGGAAGTAGGTGTACGAGGATATCttacttatatatatatttttaaactctgTATCACATCTTAAATTAGTTTCCAGAAAATAATGCTTGCTTTCCAGTCCTGGTTTACATCTTTCTCGATGATATCTTAGAtcttattttaataaataatgaatCAATTCCCCCCATCATTTCCCTTCCTATCCAGTACAATCTATACTCTCTTTCCTTCCTTAATTTTACCATTTATCAACTTTTGATTTGATGCAATGTATATTGTTGATACAGTGTCTGATCATCTTACCAGGAAAACAGCCTTATACATTTTTTCTAGTTAAATTTAGTGCTAGTGAAAAATGTTGAGTTTACACCTGTGAACACTGAAGTCCTCTTTCTACCCACAGATCAGATAGTTCTGGATTATCACACTAGTcaggttgtgtgaagaaatgttcAGTGTACCTAATCTTGAAGGAACTAATCTAAATGGAAAAATTAGTTATTCCCAATGCTGATTCAGTCCTTGGAATACTTTAAATCCTTGATGATCATTTTCCCCATGAGCACTGAAGATTTCAAATTTGGTTTTCTTGCAAGGAAATGTGGTTATCCCAATTTTCAGGCTATGGTCTCGTTCTCTCaagtaaattaaaatgaaatactgtTGCAGCTGTAATTATCTAAGACATTGTTTCTATTCTGCTTGTTCTCTCTTGGAGTATTATCATAGGGAGTGTTATTTTTACTCCCTTGATTTTAGCATGTCTGACTCATTGGGTGTTATGTTTTATTTCGCCTTCACTTTATTATAAATTAAAATGTTCCTTCTAGCACCTGTCTAAGATGAAGTTAGAATTGAGACAGTAAACATTTATTTCAGCTATAAGCAAAAATGCTAATACCTGATGGATAATGCCCGTGTAgctttatcctcatgcacaagATTTGGAAACACTGTGATTTGTAAGCAAGGGACTGATGGACTGGAAACACTTGGGCTAGTCACTTGTATCTACATTAAGTCCAAAAATGGGTTTTGCTCTGGGACAGGTGTGTATGCATGGGTTTGCTTTCATTGTGTTCACTGAAGAAAACCCACTTTTTACCTCTCCAGTATTACAAGACAGTGAGGATTACCACCAGGAGCAATTTATCTTGAAAGGcaggtggcctagtggttaaaAGATTTGTTAAACATTCATGTGCTCTGGATTTTGATGGTATTTATAAGTAATTTTAGAGGCAACTACTGGTGTAGGGCACTTTCCTTTTTCCTCTTTGGTAAGTGGTCTAGCTgagcccttttttcttttttctttttcttctttttaatcaCTAGGCCACTGTGTGTGGAATCAAAGCACTGAAACCATGGGAATAGTGGGAACGGTCTCGGGGTGctcagtatttttgaaaatcaacCAACTAATTTCTAAATCTAAATCCTGATTTAGGTAACTGACTTCatattcctatttttaaaatatttgcctAAATTTTAAATTAACTGAAAACAGTTGATACTTCATTGGCAGAGAGGGAAAAGAGGAAGAACTTTGGAAAGttgaagtacttgtggcacactcgagactaacaaatttatttgagcataagctttcgagggctacagcccacttcatcggctgcataaaatggaacatatagcctggagatatatacacatacagagaacgtgggtgccacaagtactcctgttctttttgcggatacagactaacacggctgctactctgaaacctttggaaAGTTGTGGACTCAATGGGGAAATCACTCCATTGCTTCTCACATTTGGCAGTGGCAAGAAACAGAGGTGGAGGCTAGCTTTCATTCTGAGCCACAGGTTGAATATGCTCGTCAGCAGGgtttcaaattgcagtgggggaggtctaggttggatattaggaaacactatttcactaggaattGTGGTGAatagtggtgaagcactggaatgggttacctagggaggtggtggaatctccattcttagatgtttttaaggtcaggcttgacaaaaccctggctgggatgatttagttggtgttagccctgctttgaggagggggttgggctagatgacctcctaaggtctcttacaaccctaatcttctatgtttctatggcccaatccatctcccactgaaatgaatagaAACTCTCCCATTGTCTTCACAGGGAGTTGTATGAGACTATATATGAGTAACAGACTTTATGGTTTGTAACAAAATAtacacagatttttgcccccactcATATTATTATTCAGATAATGAGCAGAATGTTTTAAGCAATTCTCCTTTATCAgttggtggaagagagagagagaggacagagGAATCATAGTGACAGTAAAACGACCTACCGCCATGACTGGAAGAGAGACTAAGTATTGGTCACAAAAGATTTACTGGAAGCAGGGTGTAAAGTGTGTGAGGTGAGCAGTATCAAATATAAAAAAGTAAGTTGGAGAAACCAACAGAATCAGAAGAAAATGAGGAGAGCGAAAAAACAGCTTGAGAAATCCAGGAAAACAGAAGTGGGCTTGTAGCTCTTGCTACATTGAGTGAACGTTTTGAATTGCTGTCTCACTTGACTTTTTGTATATGTGAAAATTTGGCCTTAATTATTATGTACTAGTATATACACTATAATAGAAACAGAGTGTATTTTCCTCCTCACCTTTCCAGTCTACTACTGCCCAggtaagtgggctgtagtccacgaaagcttatgctctaataaatttgttagtctctaaggtgccacaagtactcctgttcttctttttgcccaGGTAAAGGAGTCTGTGCTCCTGGTATTGTGGTGTTTGTTTATGTAGCATGAAGAGGGTCATTAAGAAGATTGCCAGAATAGTGGACATTGGTTCCTTATTAATTACAGGATTCTTAAGTAATTTCTTTAGTGGTTAGTAAATAACCATGCTTGTTCAGACTGGATTGTTGGTTATCTTGGGCTGCTAGGTAATAAGATTTTTCCTAGTTTGTCTTGAACCTTTCTGTCTCCTAGTCTTTGTTTTGAGAAGACTGATGGAGTGTAGaagagcaatacaaataataaataccacTTACAAAATCAAGATAACCAAAAACTTGCGGGGGAGGAGCGAAAGTTCATGATCAGGATTCTCAGAAATATATGAGAAAAGGAAACATGGGAGGCATAGTTGGAAAGGGAAGAAGAGTAAGGAAATAAAATAAGAGGATATAAGCATAGGCATCATCTTCAGAACCTTTGAAGGTGAGGGCAAGAAGTTTGAATCTGAAGCAGAAGGCAATAGGACTTCCCTTGAAGTTGAGCCTTGGTATGAGGTTTGTTTAAATAAGAATAGATGCAATACTTGGTTATTAAATAAAAGTCCCTGTTCATGCATGTTACTGGCTATTTTCCTAGTGTATGCAAACTTTCTAAGGAAAAAGCTCATGGCATCCTGTCAACTGCAACATTTATTGTGGTTAAAAGTACTGTAAGCAAAACCAAAATAGCAAGTTTTATAACCTTTTATAATACACTGCAATATAAAAATTGGCAATAGTATAATGGAATTTAATAATTCAGGCCCAATATGCTGCTATCTGAAAACacaactttattttccaaatccTTTTCCTATTATGTACATTGTTTCTCTATTTGCTGCACACAAccttgtattttaaaaacagattctaATAAGAAATATTCACTGTTTCAGAATTGATTGTTCACGATGAACTGTTCACAagatttattattgttttattctTATCAGTATTAGAAAAAATTATATTTGACTCTGAATAAAAAATCAGAAATTGAGTCTACTTCTCTCATTCTCTTATGAGCTGAAGCATATGGAAATTTCATTATAACTAAAATGTAAGATACAGTCTCCAAAGTTACCAAAATAACCTTGTATTCGCCATAAAAATCAAATGTGTGTTTTTATACCAAGAACAAGAAAGGTCTGATCCTATAGTTATCATGCTagcaaaactccactgaagtcgctGAGAACTTGGCATGAGTAAATagttcaggatcaggctctattGGCCTAGTCCTGCACCAGTGGATCAATGGGAAccttgctgttgacttcagtgagtgcaGGATCAAGCACCACATGTCCTTTTGTTCTTTTCCAAgggacttttttgtttgtttgtttttcatttttgcaaCTGAACTATTTTTTTGGTGTGACGTTCTTTAAAGTCTTTGAATGCAAGTTGTGTATACTCCGAAGGCAACATACAAGTTGTAAACGTTCTATAATGAAACTCCTTCAGGCTTTTATGAATGTCAAAATAGTTTGCTGTATGTGTGCCAATAACAGGTGATACCGATTGTGACACACATTAGTTAACTTGTGATAATGATTTCAGTAGTTGGCTTACATTAAACAGTAAAAGACTATCCATACACAGATACACtaacatttctgtttttaaaccTTAAATGTGTGTTTTGACATTGTTACAAAACAAGTTAATAAACATCAGATGTCAGTTTAAAATTATAGTAATGTTCTGATCCCTAAATGAAAACATATGCAAATTCAGGAATATCCTTGCAAGAATACTGTCAAAGATACAATATTCCTGTCTGAGATTTATTGGGGGGATAAATGCTTAATCACTGCTGAGGTTGGCCTTCTTAAAATTGGAAAAACTGACTTAAagtttgtataattttttgtttcctGGTCTTTCTTGCCAGAATTTACTTTAAGAGTGCTCCGACAACAACCAGACCCACAATCCCACATGAAATTTTGGCCTGTCCAGTAAATGGTGTAGAAGGGGGAGCTTTCACTGCTTCCGCTTTTGCTTTTCTGAGAAACTGGATCTGCTTTTATTAATAATGTACAATTTAAGTCCAGTGATAGAACATAAGGGTTGTGTATGTGCATGGATTTTTTTCGTTTTTGTGTTTAAATATAGacggggggagagatagctcagtggtttgagcattggcctgctaaacccagggttgtgagttcaatccttgagggggccacttggggatctggggcaaaatcagtacttggtcctgctagtgaaggcagggggctggactcgatgacctttcaaggtcccttccagttctaggagatgggatagcttcattattattattattattattattacagtagaaCATACGGAGTCTGAGCAAGCTTTCTTTTGAAGGTGACCTTTCAAAGGGCATCGgggagttgtttttttttcacttctTTTGCTACTTTATGATGTACAAAGGAcagatatatatgtgtgtatgtattttcTGTTGTTTACATTAGAATTTAGGTTTTGTCTACCTTCTTTTTCCATTAACGAGTCGGATGAACTAGTTAGGTTTGTGGCATTACTGATACTAAAGAGGGTGAAGTCGGGTTAActgaaaagagaaatatttttcttcactgttaacacttgtttgctttttgtttaacATATATGCAAATTAAATGCCTAACAATTAAAAGGAAGAGTATCTTTATTAGAGATGTAATTCCCCTACCCCTTTATTGAAGGGATGAAAAAATTCTCAATCCTCTTATCTGGGCCTTTAAATGTATACTTAGTAAAAATAGGGAAGACGACTTGATATTAGTAAGGTATAAAACTTTTGGACCTTCTTTATACATCatgaagaagcaaaaaaaaaaaaagtcccttcttctccctttcattttttccttgGCAGGTCACCTTTTGAAGGACATTCTCAACTCAAAATTCATATTTCGGGATCTGAAACCTTTTTATTTACTTAAGCCATCActtgtttaaagaaaacaaacaaaaaacctgaaaggggattgaactatttttctcttccttttcagtCTATTTACTTAGAGTATTTGATAGTACTATGTGCATAATCAGTTTCTTATCTGTGTTGATAGTAAGTGTCACTTCCTACCCTCCTGTTTTAACTTCGTTACATCATGCTAATCTACTGCTGTGGGAATACGTATGCATGTGTTTTTTCTAGATAGTTCACGAGCTGTGGAGCTGCTGACATGTCACTGTTTAGCGGGATGTTGCTGCTGactaactcagggcttgtctacactggcacgttacagcgctgcaactttctcactcagcgGTGtgcaaaaaacacacccctgagtgctacaagtttcagcgctgtaacgtgccagtatagacagtgcaccagtgctgggagccacgcccctcgtggaggtggggtttTTAGAATGCTGGGAGAGCTTTCTTCCAGTGCTGTGCCGccactacacaagccacgttaaagtggTGTCGTGGCAGCGCTTgaacattgccagtgtagacaagccctctttttttttttaatgtatatatatttatttatatatatatataaattgtatTGGTCTTGCAGGAACCAAGGTGTAACATCACCTACCAGCACCAAGTAAATGAGCAGCTGAGTGGGTGTCTGGGTGTCCGCTTCCTTGGACCCTTTCAGTGAGCTATGGAGACAGCCTATTTCCCTCATTCAATCCTCACTCTCTTCTCTGGTGCTAGAGAATGAAAATTTCCCACGCTCCCTTGATTCCTTTCACATGGCTGTacgagcagcaggagctggaggaaaCCTCAAATCCTCTTAGGGCAAGGAGAAATGGAAGAAGAGATGTAGCAATGTTTTCAGCCTGTGCCTATCCCCGCTCTTTCAGGATTggggactctgtgtgtgtctcagaggccccccaaaatcctgcTCAGAACATGGGAAGTAATGGTGGAGGAAATGTGGGAGGAGATAATGACCCTCACTGAGTCCTGTGTACAGGTGGAGTAGGTAGAGGAAGTAGAGGGAGTCTTCACTCCACAGATGCCTCCTTGGGATTAGGGAGCAAAACGGAGTAGGAATAGAGCATGCTTGGGGTCAGGTGGGCCCTTGCTCCCTTTGACCAGGGAGCATCACTGGGCTGGTTTTAGGGGAAAGGGGAAATGATGGGGATCTCACTCCTCTGCTCCTCCATATAGGAGTGGGGAGTCAATATGGTTCCAAAACCAAACAGGAAGGGGTAGAGTATGCTGATGTTAGTGCTACGGTGACCAGCAAAGAGGAGGAGCAAGCCCTTCATTGTGAGGGCATACCTAAGTGGGGCCTGATTACTCTATTTGTGCTCTTGCAACTACCGTTAAAGGCATTTGGAGATGAACTTGCATAACTGATGGGATGTTTGGCCCTGAATTACCCAAAGGTCCCAAAAGCAGTCTGTGAGCGCTTCTCTGCTAGTGCCACTCATGTGAACCTCAgcaggggaggaaaaaaatatttactggCATATAAACTtaagcaaaaccaaaaccaaaatgaaTTTTGGGTGAAACACTTGGCAAACAATACACAGTTATGTAGTATGTTATTTACAAATAAAGGCTATTTTTGAAAAGTTGACAAtgtccttttaaatggcaaaataaaaaatatttggcTGTTTAATTGCTAGATGCCATATTCAGCCTTGTTAAGCagatgacttcagtggggtttagTACACTTGCCCCAAGCCTGACTTTTCACTAGTCTCACATTCCAAGTgccaaagtaattttttttagagCTTCCTTTTCAGAAAATTATATTGGAAAAATATAAATTTGATCAATTTATTGCACAGAAAATCTTAAGCAAGAATTCCCTGAATAAAAATCTTCATAGCACTGGTGTTCAGTTTACAATATCAAGATTATTTTAACTTGTAAATAGCATCCAGCTTTATGACTAGTCTTCATAATGAAACATATCTCaacttgttttctctctctctcttcctttctcttttaAGATGGTTTAGCCTAGAGTCCAAACAAGGGAAAAGAACTAAAGACAGAGGAGAAATAAAGGTCAATATTCAGTTTATGAGGAATAATATGACAGCAAGCATGTTTGATTTGTCAATGAAGGACAAAACAAAATCCCCCTTTGCTAAACTGAAAGACAAAATGAAGGGTCGAAAGAATGATGGGACGCTTTCGGATACATCCTCTGCAATCATTCTGAGTACTCACATACCTGATGCGAACATGGACATGTCCAGtaatgaaatacaaataaaatcaaaaccaaaaaaacctttCCTTTTGGGACCTCAGCGATTATCTTCAGCTCATTCAATGTCTGATTTAACTGGATCACATGTGTCTTCAGAAAAAATTAAATCCAGCACAATTGGCCATACACACCTTTTCAGAAGTCAGTTAGAATCTTttacttctgttgatgaaagtgGTAAGTAAAACATGTTTTTCTTCATCTTAGCCATTGTGATTGTAGTCTCGTTGCTATCAGTGTGAAAATATTTAAGAATCTGGTACGTTTAGTGCATGCTGTAAATTCCAGACAAAGAAGTTTAGAATTTTTTCTCTGTATAGTAGCTTAATTAATAGAAGTCTTGCCTTTTTGTTTAGATCAGTAGGTGATGCCTATTTCCTGTTTAAATGTTGTTGCCAAGAAACAGGGAATAACCAGCTTCTGTGACTGTTTCATTGCCCATTTTTTCCTAAGTTTAAAGCATACAGTAATAACATTACATTTTATGTAGCAATCCAATACAAAAAAGGGTCTAACTGGTCagaaatgtttaagaaaaaaataaatctgatcaTGTTTTTTAGTGTCCAGAAACTGTCaccaaagcagggccggctccaggcaccagcttaacaagcaggtgcttggggcggccaagggagaggggcggcacctgcggcaattcgggggcggcaggtccctcactccctctaggagcgaaggacctgctgctgaactgccgccgccgatcgcggctttttttttttgcgcttggggcagcagaaatgctggagccgaccctgcacCAAAGTAACTCTAATGTAGATGAagaattaaaaatgcttttagtTGTGCAAAATTTCTTTTAGAAAATGACAAAAATGTATTGTTCTACAACTTCAAACTAGTCACAACCACCTTGTGTGTACAATTTTCatatcagcggttctcaaactttagcaacccgaggatccccattttgatttaaaaattttcacagACCGCCAAGCCGGCTTCTAATTTTCCtcgagggtgctcagcaccagaccccacccctgccccacctcttccctgcctttgcccctcctcttccctccctcgagcgccccccatccccattcctcctccctcccagtgcctcttgCATGCTGCTGATTAGTGGGGCCAGTGGCCTCGGACATGATTCGCGGACCCCTCTGGAGTACCCTCGCGGACTGCAGCGTGAAAACCACCGAGATAGAAAATAAGTGCTTATTGAAGAGCATATGGATTCCTTAAAAATTCCTTAATCACATACTAGGGACCATAACagctttgcttttaaaaaaaaaaaaagaaaaagaattctcTCTTGAAATTAGAACCAATTGCAAAACTTCTAAACCTTAATAACATTAGCTCTCCCTCTGGTCATAAAGTGTGAGGTAATGTCTCACTGCTTATATACTAACAACAAAATTGTTTGCAGGAAGTCTGAAATCGCCACATAGGAGGACATTAAGTGCTGATACTTCTAAAATGAACCAGCTTGACAACACAGCTGATGAACGTGAATCAGCATCTGAAGCACAAAATGACCCCTTTACAAATGTGAGTGCTTCATTGCCCCAAAAGTTTGCAACGCTGCCaagacagaaaaacccatttgaAGAAAGCCCTGcatcatgggaccaaaacataaGTCTGTTTTCCAAGCCtgttgaaataaaaaaagaaattaaaaaagagaaaaaggagaaaGTTAGCCTTTTTGAAAGAGTGACTGGAAAAAAAGATAATAAGAAGTTGGATAAACTTAGCAATGGAGGATCTGACAGTTCCACTGACTTGAAATCACCTAGTGCATTTGGTGAAAGTCATAATCAAAACTCTCCGTATGATTCACGTAATCCGTTTACAACAAACTTCAAGCCCACAAGCATGTTGCCGACATCTAGGTAGGTTTTACTTATTTAGACCTGATATCTTGAGCATGTTATATAAATGAAAATGTGTTGTGTTCAAGTATATAATCTTTGTGCTTTTATTATATACGTTTATACCACTGCTCATCCATTTGTAAGTAAAAAGGATGAATTTCTTATATAGTTTGATCATTTCCTTTCCAGTGGTATACTTCTAAGGATCTTTTTGAAGTTACATTGTATATTGCTaacaggagctgtgagtgctgTTTGGTTTTGAGTTTCTGAAGACATTATTCATGCTTCAGCATGGGTTTGTCTTTAAAGTCTTGGCTTTAGATGGAGCTTGTTTACTACTAAATCTAAATAGTGATCACATTTTAGAAGTCGCTAATTATTACAACACCTCTGTATAAGTATTGTAATATTTCAGATGCAGAGTGCAAGTATTGATAAATGTTAATCTTGTAATGGCAATTGCAACCTGCATCTAGAATAACTCCTGCTTCCCCTATTTTATGGTCACATTACACATCACAGTGCCCATTTAATAGGGATTCTTAGCCACTCATTCTGCATCTTTTTAAAATTGGAGTCATTCTGAGAAAAATAGTCTTGATTGTATATGTACATAAACTTTTAGTAAAACACTGCAAAGCCTCTTGGGTTTCTGCATTTATAATACAAGtttcattccattatttccacaaagccaaaagtataaaagTTAGTCATCTTTACTGTATGATAAATATTATAAGAAAATATCCATCATGCAATagatttaaa is a genomic window of Chrysemys picta bellii isolate R12L10 chromosome 7, ASM1138683v2, whole genome shotgun sequence containing:
- the RAB11FIP2 gene encoding rab11 family-interacting protein 2 isoform X1, which encodes MMLAEQAQKWFPTHVQVTVLQAKDLKPKGKNGTNDTYTIIQLGKEKYSTSVAEKTLEPIWKEEASFELPGLLMQGNPEKYILYLIVMHRSLVGLDKFLGQVAINLNDIFEDKQRRKTEWFSLESKQGKRTKDRGEIKVNIQFMRNNMTASMFDLSMKDKTKSPFAKLKDKMKGRKNDGTLSDTSSAIILSTHIPDANMDMSSNEIQIKSKPKKPFLLGPQRLSSAHSMSDLTGSHVSSEKIKSSTIGHTHLFRSQLESFTSVDESGSLKSPHRRTLSADTSKMNQLDNTADERESASEAQNDPFTNVSASLPQKFATLPRQKNPFEESPASWDQNISLFSKPVEIKKEIKKEKKEKVSLFERVTGKKDNKKLDKLSNGGSDSSTDLKSPSAFGESHNQNSPYDSRNPFTTNFKPTSMLPTSSFTMNPASIEDLRKKRDRNPFDATAGYRNLTYEEVLQELVKHKEQLKKKDTHIRELEDYIDNLLVRVMEETPSILRVPYEPSRRAGKFSKS
- the RAB11FIP2 gene encoding rab11 family-interacting protein 2 isoform X2; this translates as MTGRETKYWSQKIYWKQGVKCVRWFSLESKQGKRTKDRGEIKVNIQFMRNNMTASMFDLSMKDKTKSPFAKLKDKMKGRKNDGTLSDTSSAIILSTHIPDANMDMSSNEIQIKSKPKKPFLLGPQRLSSAHSMSDLTGSHVSSEKIKSSTIGHTHLFRSQLESFTSVDESGSLKSPHRRTLSADTSKMNQLDNTADERESASEAQNDPFTNVSASLPQKFATLPRQKNPFEESPASWDQNISLFSKPVEIKKEIKKEKKEKVSLFERVTGKKDNKKLDKLSNGGSDSSTDLKSPSAFGESHNQNSPYDSRNPFTTNFKPTSMLPTSSFTMNPASIEDLRKKRDRNPFDATAGYRNLTYEEVLQELVKHKEQLKKKDTHIRELEDYIDNLLVRVMEETPSILRVPYEPSRRAGKFSKS